Proteins encoded together in one Methanobrevibacter sp. window:
- a CDS encoding 30S ribosomal protein S8e yields MAISQGKSTRSPSGARNVANRGKRKSELGRDPAETRLDEKKLRKIRTRGGNEKLRLASGDKINVTDANGKTQVLDILGVIENTANPNYVRRNIITKGAIVETPEGNAKVTSRPGQDGVINGILI; encoded by the coding sequence ATGGCAATTTCTCAAGGAAAATCAACTAGAAGTCCATCCGGTGCAAGAAATGTTGCAAACCGTGGAAAAAGAAAATCTGAATTAGGCAGAGACCCTGCTGAAACCAGATTAGACGAAAAAAAATTAAGGAAAATCAGAACCCGTGGCGGAAATGAAAAGCTCAGATTAGCTTCTGGTGATAAAATCAACGTCACTGATGCTAACGGTAAAACCCAAGTTTTAGACATTCTTGGAGTAATTGAAAACACCGCAAACCCTAACTACGTAAGAAGGAACATCATTACTAAAGGGGCTATTGTGGAAACTCCTGAAGGTAATGCCAAAGTGACCTCCAGACCAGGTCAAGACGGTGTTATTAACGGAATTTTAATTTAA
- a CDS encoding DNA polymerase domain-containing protein, with the protein MQESPEQLELEAEIKAQAQKFITYLNSTLPESMELEYEGFYRRGFFVSKKRYAVIEDGEIIAKGLELVRRDWAPIVKKTQEEILMAILKEGDSDKAIKAIKKVLKRIKNGEVDNKELIIHTQITKPLDQYKQVGPHVVAAKKIEDHGIKVTRGTIIQYIIVKGKGSISQRAVPYEYSDGYAYDKDYYINNQLIPAVERIMNAFGYSKKDLQDMARGEVQQSLDAFF; encoded by the coding sequence ATGCAAGAAAGCCCAGAACAATTAGAACTTGAAGCTGAAATTAAAGCACAAGCTCAAAAATTTATTACTTACCTTAACTCAACCCTTCCGGAAAGTATGGAACTGGAATATGAGGGATTTTACAGAAGAGGATTTTTTGTAAGCAAAAAAAGATATGCAGTTATTGAAGATGGAGAAATAATTGCAAAAGGATTGGAATTGGTTAGAAGAGACTGGGCTCCAATTGTTAAAAAAACACAAGAAGAAATTTTAATGGCTATTTTAAAAGAAGGGGATTCTGATAAAGCTATCAAAGCCATAAAGAAAGTTTTAAAAAGGATTAAAAATGGAGAAGTTGACAATAAGGAACTGATTATCCACACACAAATCACCAAGCCGCTTGACCAATACAAACAGGTCGGCCCACATGTCGTTGCTGCAAAAAAAATTGAGGACCATGGCATTAAAGTGACAAGGGGCACCATCATCCAGTACATTATCGTTAAGGGAAAAGGTTCAATTAGCCAAAGAGCGGTTCCTTACGAGTATAGTGATGGATATGCATATGACAAGGATTATTACATCAACAATCAATTGATTCCTGCCGTTGAAAGGATCATGAATGCATTTGGATATTCCAAAAAAGACCTCCAGGACATGGCACGTGGAGAAGTTCAGCAAAGTCTAGATGCATTTTTCTAA
- a CDS encoding TIGR02253 family HAD-type hydrolase codes for MMNNDDRVVFFDIDGTLLDTSNFAETARKAAIGIMVDNGLPLDKDEAYGVLKTIIREKGSNYGKHFNVLTQVVLGHEDPMLVALGMTTYHNVKMALLRPFPETLDTLIYLKSQGYRLAVISNGITIKQWEKLIRLNINSFFDAVITSEEVGREKPEKLIYDVALRKMNGNPEKSVMVGNKFKADALGAVNAGLSAILVNSDVTEEDREYIKKEKLDITIIEDIGDINTIL; via the coding sequence ATGATGAACAATGATGACCGTGTTGTTTTTTTCGATATAGATGGCACATTGCTTGACACCAGCAATTTTGCCGAAACCGCCAGAAAAGCGGCAATTGGAATAATGGTTGATAATGGCCTGCCATTAGATAAGGATGAAGCATACGGTGTTTTAAAAACAATAATTCGTGAAAAAGGATCCAATTACGGCAAACACTTCAATGTATTGACACAGGTTGTTTTAGGCCATGAAGATCCTATGCTCGTAGCGCTTGGAATGACAACATACCACAACGTCAAAATGGCTCTCTTAAGGCCGTTTCCGGAAACACTTGACACATTAATTTACCTTAAAAGCCAAGGATATCGCTTAGCCGTTATTTCAAATGGAATCACAATAAAACAATGGGAAAAACTTATAAGACTTAACATCAACTCATTTTTCGATGCAGTCATAACATCTGAAGAAGTAGGCCGAGAAAAACCCGAAAAACTGATTTATGATGTTGCGCTAAGGAAAATGAACGGAAATCCTGAAAAATCGGTAATGGTTGGAAATAAATTTAAAGCTGATGCATTAGGTGCAGTCAATGCCGGATTAAGTGCAATTTTAGTTAATTCCGATGTTACTGAAGAGGACCGAGAATACATAAAAAAAGAAAAATTGGACATTACCATTATTGAAGATATTGGTGATATTAATACTATTTTATAA
- a CDS encoding exodeoxyribonuclease III, with amino-acid sequence MSIKLVSWNVNGIRAVSKKDEFWDWFENTDADIINFQEVRADKDKIPKKLADVDGFCQFFNEAEKKGYSGVGTYSKIEPVDVSKGLGVEGLDGEGRVLKITYPDFILYNIYFPNSGMNAKRLDFKVDFCNALLSQLVELKNQGKNLVITGDYNIAHNPIDVYNPKNCEGKSGYLPEERAWLDELENEGFVDTFRMFDEGENNFTWWSYRTRARERNAGWRLDYFYVNEEMKDNVKAAEILSDIYGSDHCPVTLELEF; translated from the coding sequence ATGTCAATTAAGCTTGTTTCTTGGAATGTAAACGGCATAAGGGCAGTTTCAAAAAAGGATGAATTTTGGGATTGGTTCGAAAATACTGATGCTGACATTATCAACTTTCAGGAAGTAAGGGCCGATAAGGATAAGATACCAAAGAAATTAGCTGATGTTGACGGTTTTTGTCAATTTTTCAATGAAGCTGAAAAGAAAGGATATAGTGGTGTAGGAACTTACTCTAAAATAGAGCCTGTTGATGTTTCCAAAGGCCTTGGAGTTGAAGGCCTTGATGGGGAAGGAAGGGTCTTAAAAATCACATATCCTGATTTTATTTTATACAACATATATTTCCCGAATAGTGGAATGAATGCAAAAAGACTTGATTTTAAGGTTGATTTCTGCAATGCTTTATTGAGTCAGTTGGTGGAGCTTAAAAATCAAGGCAAAAATTTGGTAATTACTGGAGATTATAATATTGCTCACAATCCGATAGATGTTTATAATCCTAAGAATTGTGAAGGAAAATCAGGTTATCTGCCGGAAGAGAGGGCATGGCTTGATGAGCTTGAAAATGAGGGTTTTGTTGATACATTCAGAATGTTTGATGAAGGCGAGAATAACTTTACATGGTGGAGTTATAGGACCCGTGCACGTGAAAGAAATGCCGGTTGGAGACTGGATTACTTTTATGTGAATGAAGAGATGAAAGATAATGTAAAAGCAGCTGAAATTTTATCTGACATTTATGGCTCTGATCACTGTCCTGTAACTTTAGAGCTAGAATTTTAA